A window of Cheilinus undulatus linkage group 23, ASM1832078v1, whole genome shotgun sequence genomic DNA:
ttaacggttttaaataatactgatgataaatcatgtAATTTTAATCTAACTACAAAGGGTATTTAATATGAGAAGTAATGGTTTCACATATTTTGTAACTTCGACAACTACATGCGTATTCTGTCGGAAGTCACCAGTTATCACGGTTGCTTTTCACACCGTGACATCACCTAGCCACGTTAGCAGCTAGTTCAAATGAGTCTCACCTGCATGTTGGGAACGAAGCCCTTTTTGATCCTCCAGCAGGTACCGCTGATCTTCTCCAGGTACTGCAGCTCATCGTTGTAATTTCGGCTCATTGTTCTGATTTGTAAAAGACTCAAAATGATTCAACGTGACACAATTTAAGGCTGCGTTTCACCCGGCTGTCTGCCAGAGTGTGGACAGACAGAGAGCTACGGATGCCTCAGAGTTGTTTGACAGCCAAACGCGTTTGGTAATTCGGCATGactcatgaattttaaaactcAACTGTAAAAGACTTTATAGAAACGTAATAGTCATATAAATATTAAGTGTTAATTAAGCGTTTATTATTTTTGCAAGTCACACTTTTAACTCAACCAGTTTTAACTTAATAACTTATTGTAGCTTGTAACGTATCGCTTGCCGTAACTGTAGTCAAGCAGTTCCCAACAAAGACGAGCTGAGAGGAGGTTGGTGTTTGAGAGCCCTTCAACTTAAGAAGAAAAGCGGTGCAGGCCTCCTTTAACCGGCCGTTACAGCACTCACAGCGTCATTTACTTTTTAAGTATTCATATTATATAAAACAAACTAGTAAAAATTATATGATTTGTACTCCAGCTCAATatctaaaacatattttaaaaagatttttcaagttTTACGTTTGTAACCCGTCGTGTCGTAAACCGGAAGTGCTTCGTTAAGCTCCGCTAACTTGATTCCGCTGTCATGCTGCTGCTTTCTGTGTTTACAGTGAGCTCGCCGCAGAAGAGTTTTGTTGGGAAACTTGGATTTAATATGTTATTCCTTTCACGTAAGTACTTTCCtgcatacattttaaacattgaCCGCTTTAATTACTCAAACTGTCATTTAACCTGCTAGTTAGCGCTAATGTAACTAGCAATCTGCACGGTTACGCAGCAACCTGACAGTAGTTACCTAACGACcagagaaatgaaaatgaaacttttactttttaaagaacCGTAAACAATAACATATTTATTGATCAAACAATCTAGTTGAATTTGTTAGTACATTTgggagtttttttatttgtttttcggTGAAGAAGTATAAATGTCGTTGGTAAAAGTCAGTGATATTGTAATCTGTGTGATACCACGACAACAAAAATTAATGCCCATACATCTGTTACTGagtaatttcatgtttttaatctcCTGAATAAGAGGAAAACTCCTGCATGTTCTCTTTATGACGCAAAACGTTTTGCGACATCATCTGTGCAAGTATTGCTAACAAACTCCCAAACCAGcgaaaatgctaaaaaaaaaaaaaaaaaaaaaaaaagtcggtATTATTTTTACTATGCTTGCAgtgcttaaagaccctgtaaagtgaaatccaaagtttttgtcttaacacccTCGATATGTTGcaatctggttgctgtaaacatgtgaaaacactgagatctacatgtgactggaTTCTGGCTTTAGTCCGTTAGAAGGTTTTTCAcgtctttcctggcttggtttagtttgggcggggccaatatgtggggaATGACCTCGCCCCTGTAACACTACATTATAAAATCagagagcagttcatctcagtacagtctgttgttagctggtgtctgcctttattgaaagttagcggtcagttaaatgctgttttttttttttgttcattgtgaggtaaatttgccaaatctatcagccacagtggtctatggaatcagaatctttattgtcattgtacacaagtacaaccaAATTGTGCGCAGTTCCATTCATTGCAAAAgaaatatataaacaaaaacagggtATTCTAATAAATGATGTAATgttgtgaggtggaatgagtcaCTGGTTAGTGTtcatttattattgcaactgctctgggatatgtgctgtttttcactctgttagttttggctcttattgtcctgaaccgtctccCAGAGAGTAGTAGTTGGAACAGGTGATGTGCTGGGTGGGATGAGTTCCTTCAGGATgcccagggccttcctgtggcagcgggacctgaacagctcctctaaggagaggagagcacagccagggattttctgtgctgtgttgatgaccctctggggagctgtcttctcctgagcagtgTAGCTGGAAAACCACACTGAATGCAAAATTTCGGTTCCGTACCTACCTCAGTTTTGAAGTCATGGCTCGGTACGTTTTCGGTACGCCGATTGAAgcagataaataaaatttaattttaattttgtaattaaattgtattaaaataaataggctgaataaattacatttaaattataaataatgctgcgacctccctccaaaagttcttcagtgattaaaaatattaataaataaatacattttttaataactaGGCTACTTTCATTGAtgttttgacatatttatacccattcttgaaacactaaaatttcccagctaacttgaatgcatcatcaCACAAGGCAaattagcttgttaagtatgctaattagcgtcttttttgccctttcaacactgacttcagcactggactacttttttaaccagtgggacctactacaaagtttggaagaacttttcacagcccatcttggaggataaagaggttaatgccgtgtgaaatctgagactaactttacctatgacacagGCCAGCGGCTCTTCTAACTCCCCACGTGCCATCACtcttcttcgtttgtttttgtaactgctccttcttctgtaatgatggttgctggcagcttttaggctcaTTGCTGCCACCTGGAGTGGAGTGAGAactcaactttttaaaaaatattcactcagACGTATTTGTCGTATTACTGCGTGCAACGAACCGTGACGGCCTTACCGTGACAGTACAGGACGAATACAaataccattacacccctaggATGCAGTATGCCAGTACACTTTCAATGGCACATCTGTAAAAGgacaccagcagctccttggCCAGGGCGTTGCTCTTCAGGACCCTCAGGAAGTGGGGGgtttaaagcatttaaagcatcagaacagagatttgaggtagaaaacagactttgtctcttctgctaaggtcaacaaaaggtcaagaagCATACTAAGGGTGTGATTGCTTacctcaattcagattgtagcatttttgttcatttgagaggatcatatttctcctgagtgggcgtggcttcagctcattcaacagacacgcccacaccatcctggagcagattttactgcctcatttttcatgattttgaaccttaattttataaacttagacatgttttatttgactgaaatttgacttgggggttcataacacagttacctgtcatacagcaaacctaaatgcagatttattttcactttacagggtctttaaaaactGTAAGAAAACTCCTGTGCACAgccaaaattgcacaaaaatatttgtGACGTATTCTGCGCCACACTGACACTACACTATTGCAGAAGGTGCGCAAAAGCATTTGCAGCGCCTCCGTACCACATTGGCAAAAATCAATGATTGCAAGCAAACTGCTAAAGACTGTCAAGTTTGCCTATAAAACATCGGCAGCATTAATTATCCAAGTACACAAGTCCTTAGAGTGACCAAATATCGTGGAATGTGTTGTTTTCAATCACAGACAATGGGAGACAAAGTCCTGTATAGTATCTCAATTGCACAcctttttgcagcattttacaACAGTCAAAATTATCCAAGAACTGGACAATTGTCCACTGGACATCAGCAAAGAATTTCAAGCCAGTTCTACACACTGAATATTTTGCACCAAATCAAGCTTATTGCACCAGAATTTTGGCAGTATTATTTGTACCATGTTTGGAGAACTCAAAACTAACAAGCAATgccaaaactgcacaaaaatggtGGTCATGTTTTCTGTGCCAGATTCGGTAATGACACCATGCCAACTCCTACACATTGACTAGGCTACAGTGAGACATTAGCAACGTTCTCCACACTATATTGGCTGCCTTcaaaattgcaagcaaactcctAGACTTGCAAGATTGCACAAAACATTGGCAATGGTTCTCATTCAACTTGGCTTTTATTAAGATAAAGCAAAGTCCTGAACATGagctacattaaaaaaagattggCAACATTTTCTGCACCATGTTTGCAGTACTCAAAAACTGCAACTCTTGCACACTGACTATATTGCCGAAAAACGTTTGCAATGTTTTCCATACCATATTAGCAAATAGTaattatgaaaacaaaacagtggattttttatcatttgaaaCTATAGGGAAATGCCGCAGATGTTTTTGTACAAATTAGACACTTTCATGGAGCTTGTCTGCAAATCTAGTAAATACTAGAGGTATGATACCCTTGTATTTCAGCTTATATCTTGTTGGGTCTTTCTTTGAGCTTTTCAAGCCCACATTATTCCAATAAAGGGAAACTGTTTAATCACTTTCTGTTCTGTCTTTTCAGCATGAAGCTCCGTGTTCGAATCTTGAAGCAGACCAGTAAGGTGGAGGTACAGGGAGAGGAGCCCAGTTTAGCTGAGCTCAAAGATCACATCAAGGAgacactttttccccttttcaacCTCAGGTCAGACACACTTTTCTAACAAATAGATCATTTATGATTGAGTGTGaagttcagtgttttcatgcCTCTGCTGTTTAgtgaatgtgtgttttgtgtctctCTCAGTGAAGACACAGAGTTCAGTTTGTCCCTGAATGGCTCAGAGAATCTCTCAGACACCGGGCAGACTTTGTCCTCATGCGGCATCGTGTCTGGAGATTTGATCTGCGTCATTCTGCCACAGTCTGCAGCTGCAAATTCGACCCAAAACAGCAACTCCACCAGGCCCAGCTCGTCCTCCACCTCTACCACATCAGCCTCTTCAAACTCTGTCAGCTCAGGAACGAGcagcacagacacagagaggcaaGAACCACATTTACTGTGTGTATTATCCCCATATGATTTTATACTTATGAAAGCAGTTAAAGTTTGACCCAAGGCTGATTAAATTATGAATACTTTTCAATACCAGAGGTTATAAAGGGGAGATAAAATTCCATGAAGCTCTTCTTGGTATTTTTACAGGTGTATTCGGTCATCTGGAATATTGATTGAcccacaaaatatgaaataagccAACCCAGTCCTGAGTTCTAGGTCCTTTTATgcctgaaaacatgaaatctgacAGTCTGTTCAGAAGCTGTATTCGCTGGGACatgtgagccctgaacattttgaaaaaagccCCCTTAtgtaaaacaactaccagactgttTACTTCCTCACTCCTGTatcagctctgcttgactcagcctccGCCAGTTTTAGCTTCGTTCTTTAACCTTAAATCTTCACTTTCTTTGATAAGTTTTGAACTTTTTCCTCCTCACAGATAAATTATAAAACCGTCCAAGAATGGAGTTAGAATATAGAACTGTGGATGCacatcattaaaaatgattgatgGTTGGAACCAAAGACTTTCACTTTCACAGCTGAGAGAAGCGGAGGATTTATCTTTAAAGTCTGAGTCagtgtgattttgttttgtttcttttcttgtgTAATCGAAAACCCTGAAACTGTAAGACTAACAAAACTCTGACGGTAAACTTCTCTCTGCTTTATTACAGAAACACCAGACAGATGGCTGAAATGTCCCATGACCAGGTGAGTGAAAGCGTACAAGCTAGATGGAATTGCTGGATGTGTTTGTAGTTAAAGGTATTTCTTAATATCTGTGTGTCTTGGTGATGACCAGGCCAGCAGCAGCCTCTCTGCTGCGTCATCAGACTCTGAGGGGTTTGCCGAGGACTCGTCCTCCGGCCCGTCTTCGTCCTGCTGGGAGCCGATGCTGTGCAGCGAGGCTGAGGACGGTCAGGCTCCTCTCTCATTGGAGATCCTATTCCACTCAGCCCAAATCACAAGTCCCAGCGATGCCGTCATGGTGGCGGGGAACCAGCTGATGATAGAGGCCGGCTTTGTGCCTCAGGTGAGACCACAGCCCTGCTGCTCATGTAGAATCAGCTGATAGATGTTATTTTACATGGAGATGCtgcaaaaagacagaaatgctGAAACTTAAAGTTTGGCATCAGCTGTTTGTGACGGCAAACTTCAGGGAGCTTCTCAGGACAAAACTCCATGCAGATTATTGGCAAAGTCATCTTCTGAACTCTTCTTTGTATGTTTTAGGCCTGTGGGCTGAAGGCTGGTGAGATGCCCTCAGGTTGGAGGTCAGCAGGTGGAGTCTACAGACTTCAGTACTCTCACCCTCTCTGTGAGAACAGCGTGTTATCTGTGGTGTCTGTGTGCATGGGCCCAAAGCTCGTCGTCAATGGTGAGTCTGTCACGATGAACAGATGCTCTGCCACATTCATTTAAACATCTTATGTGCCATCACAGGAGAGTAACTCAGTATAtaaacacagcattttaaagGTTATGGCATCTTTGCAGTGGAGGACACCAaatggatagagttggaaatgggtGACAGTGGGTTAGTGTTAAAGGCTGAGCCCgggaaaatatgaaaataaacatggaTACAATCTAAAGCCCTAACATCCAGTGTATTAAAGCAGGGGCTctaaaccttttcagcctgcgacccccaaaaacAAAGGAGTAGGATACCAGGGGctcccactgtacctgaaggtggttgaacacagccatgcacattcaagaatagtcatgcgAGGAGATCTTTCtgagcccagccaaactaggggaccatggaggtcagcaaaatcatggtccaatgtaaagtgaagctgtgataaccatatttaattTGTTTACGTTAATAattaccactcttatcaaagaaacaagtaTAGCCaattggggcttttccactacagCTTTTGGCCGCGCCGCGCCAAACCAAGCCATGttgatttgcatttccatcaccAGTGTGGCCACGCCGAGCCGCACTGTAATAGCCCAGCTCATGAGCAGGGCCAAACCAGGCCAGCCCCACCTTCAAGCATGCCACACTGACGTCGAAGCGCTTCACGGGGTCTGATTTGCTGGGGGGGATCTACCCCCTCTGCTACTTATGACCCCTCCAtgatacattttaatgtaaatacctcttcttaaaaacagaattaaaatggattgaaaatgtctaaaattggtttaaaatggcaaaacctttgaaaaaatgtgttgaaatggAATTTTAACGGTAGCAGAAATTAActttaagtgtcaaaaatgtgtagaaagtaggtaaaaatggttaaagtggcaaaaacagacatatAAAGTGGTTAATGGGACTAACagtggcttaaaagtggcagaaactggcagaaaaagtggtgtaattggattaaaaattgaaagttggtgtaaactggcaaaaatgggtggagaaGGTGATGAAGCGGGATTATACAATGGGCATGGGATACCTAGTGCATAAAAAGATGGAAGATAGATGGCTAGATggctagatagatagatagatagtggcagaaatgtgctaaaagtggcaaaaatggtgggaaaaagtgatgaaaactggtaAAATGTGGTAGAATTGGTgtagagtggcaaaatgagtaaaGAGATGCAAAATGGGTGCAatttagggctgggcaattaatagaAAATTGGAAttaatcgcaatatggcctgctgtggttttcaaattgcaaaaggtgcaataattctttgacctgaaatttgtgttgaaataaccagttttaaactttttttgcagcagagatgttatgcatgacatttttttagaacagtctacaaaaaaatcctaccttcttaatttttgtacttttttcttattaaatataagaatgacaaaaacc
This region includes:
- the fbxo7 gene encoding F-box only protein 7 encodes the protein MKLRVRILKQTSKVEVQGEEPSLAELKDHIKETLFPLFNLSEDTEFSLSLNGSENLSDTGQTLSSCGIVSGDLICVILPQSAAANSTQNSNSTRPSSSSTSTTSASSNSVSSGTSSTDTERNTRQMAEMSHDQASSSLSAASSDSEGFAEDSSSGPSSSCWEPMLCSEAEDGQAPLSLEILFHSAQITSPSDAVMVAGNQLMIEAGFVPQACGLKAGEMPSGWRSAGGVYRLQYSHPLCENSVLSVVSVCMGPKLVVNATLKVNETVETIPKFDLNPSSYVTDQWPGESAAAAFKDLKKLSRIFKDQLVYPLIAAARAALSLPVAFGLVALPPELILRVLRLLDVVSVVRLSSVCRQLNVATSDSTLWRHLYHRDFKDSDRSRPRDTDWKKLYKRAHKHRSDRRRLPHPRSLPPLPYNPPGIFQPFPLPLPLHPPIPGIIGGEYDQRPELPPGLLPPQPRFDPIGPLRNQERRSQSDFRRNTPLGGRPANIRRGFI